GCCAAGATCGCAACCTTGGGCGAACGCGTGGAAGACGTGTTCTTCGTCACCGATGCGGACAACCAGCCACTGTCCGACCCGCAGTTCTGCCTGCGCCTGCAGCAGGCGCTCGTCAAGGAATTGCAGCAGGAGAACGAACAGCAGCCGTCGCCGAGCAGCATCCTGATCTGAGCTGCCCTCGCCTGCGCACCTACCCAGAGCTACAAGACAGGTATAGGCGCAGGCTCAATCCCAGGGCTGACCACGGGTCTGCTCGACGGCTGGCAGCTTCTGCTGCATTGCAGCCTTGGCCAGCATGTGCGCACTGACCGGTGCAGTGAGGAAGAGAAACAGCGTGATCAGCAGCTCGTGCAGGCTCAGGCCATCGTTCTGGCTGCTGAAAAAGATCATCGACGCGATCACGATACCGCCGACCCCCAGCGTCGTCGCCTTGGTCGGGCCATGCAGGCGCGTGTAGAAATCCGGCAGCCGGTAAAGGCCAATCGCACCGATCAGCGCGAAGAGGCTACCGATGATCAGGAACACGCTTACCAGCACTTCGATCCAGAATGGCATGTCGCTCCCCTCAATCAATGATGTCGCCGTGCAGCAGGTGCTTGCCAACTGCCACGGTACTGACGAACCCCATTACGGCAATCAGCAGTGCGGCCTCGAAGAACAGGTCAGAGGCGAGCCAGATGCCGAACAGCACGATAAGCGCGAGCGCGTTGATGTACAGCGTATCGAGCGCGAGCACTCGATCGGGCATGTCCGGCCCCTGGACCAGACGCACGACATTCAACACCGCCGCCAGCCCCAACACAGCCATACAGAACGGAATCACGTAGGCGAGCATTCGAAGATCTCCAGCAGTGGCGCTTCATAGTTACGTTTGACGTCAGCGATCAGCGCATCGACATCCGGCACGTCCAAGGCATGCACCATCAGCATCTGGCGATCCTGACTCAGGCAGGCTGATACCGTTCCGGGAGTCAGCGAGATGATGCTGGTCAGAGTGGACAGAACGAACTCGTTCTCGATGGCCATGGGCACCTCGATGAACGCAGGACGCAGGTTTTTCTTCGGCCCCAACACCAGTTTGGCAACGTGCACATTGGCCACGACGATGTCATAGAGCACCTTGAGCGAGAACACACACAGCTGCAGCGGCTTGCGTATGCGCGGCACTTCGATGAGAAAGCCCCGGACCAGAAGAGGAATCGCCCAGCCGAGAAACAGGCCAAGCAAGAGCTGCCCGAAGCTGAACGTGTTGTTCAGCAGCAGCCAGAGAATGGCCAGCATCAGCGTCAGTGCGGGATTGGGTAGCCAGCGTGCTTTCATGCCGCACCTCCCTGAAGGATCTGCAGATAAGGCGCAACATCCAGCAGCTGCGCAGCAGTGGCCTGCATGAACGCCTGCAGCGGGCCAGCGGCGACAACCAGCATCACACTACCAAGCAGCAGGCCGAGCGTCGCCAGAACCCGAATGGCATCGGCCGGCTGTCCCACCGCCTCGGAACTGGGGCGCCAGAACACCAGGCTGCCGGCTCGGCTCAGTGAAATCAGCATGCCCAGCCCGCCCACCAGCACCACGGCCCACAGCGCGATCGCGTCAGCACCAAGCTCGATGGCGCGCAGCAGCATTACCTTGCCGAGAAAGCCGGAGAATGGAGGTAAACCGGCGACGGAGATGGCGCCCATGAAGAACAGCGTGCCTAGCAGTAACGGCTGACGCAGCGCAGGCGCGGAAATCAGATCGGTCCCCAGGTCACCGCGCTGACGGGCTATCAGATCGGCGAGGAGGAACAGGCCGCCCGCGACCAGCGTACTGTGGACCAGGTAATAAAGTGCCGCAGCAAGCCCCGCCTCGCTGCCGAGCGCGATACCGGCCAGAAGCGTGCCCACCGACACGACCACCAGATAAGCCAGCAGTACCTGCAGACTGCGAGCGGCCAATGCGCCTATCACGGCCGCACCGAGTGTCAGCAGAGCCAGCGGCCAGAGCCAAAGATCGACCATGCCGCTCAACTCGCCCGCTTCGCTGCCGAAGACCAGGGTGAACACGCGAATGATCGCGTACAGGCCGACCTTGGTCATGATCGCGAACAGCGCTGCGACCGGCGCGGTGGCGGATGCATAAGCCCGCGGCAACCAGAAGTACAGCGGCAGGATTGCGCCCTTGAGTGCGAACACCACCAGCAGCAGATACCCAGCGGCCGCCAGCAGCGGCGCATCGGCCGGTTCGGCCGCAGCCACACGGGCAGCCATGTCGACCATGTTCAGGGTGCCCAGCAGCCCGTAGAGCATGCTCACGCCGATCAGAAATAACGAGGACCCGAGCAGGTTCAGCACCACATAGTGCATGCCCGAACGCACCCTGCGCTGGCCATGGCCGTGCAGCAGCAAGGCATACGAGGAGATCAACAGGATCTCGAAGAACACGAACAGGTTGAACAGGTCGCCGGTCAGGAAGGCACCATTGATGCCGAGCAACTGGAACTGGTAGAGGGCGTGAAAGTTCGGCCCGCGCTCATCATCACCACGGCAAGCGTACAGCGCTGCAAAACCAGCCAGCACGGCTGTCACCAGCAGCATCAACGCACTCAACCGGTCCAGCATGAGAATGATGCCGAATGGCGGTTGCCAGCTACCCAGCGCATAGATTCGCAGCTGGCCATCATCGGCAAGCAGGACCAGCCAGATCGCAATAGGGACCAGGGTCCAGGTTGCCGCCAATGAAAGCAGGCGCTTGGTCGACTTGTCCGCGCGATGGGCGAACAGCAACAGCGCCCCCATGAACAACGGCAGCAGCAGCGGAAGAATCAACGCATGATTCATTTGCGCGGCTCCTCACCATCGACATGATCGGTACGCAGCTCGCCGATGCTGCGCAACGCCAGTACCACCACGAAGGCGGTCATGGCAAAACCAATGACAATGGCCGTAAGCACCAGCGCCTGCGGCAGCGGATCGCCGTACTCCGCGCTCTTGCCGATCACCGCCGGAACGCCGGTCGCCAGTCGGCCCATGGAAAAGATGAACAGGTTGACCGCATAGGAAATCAGCGTCAGCCCCATCACCACCGGAAAGATCCGGGCACGCAGGAGCAGATAGACGCCGCTGGCCGTCATGATCCCCAGCGTGATCGCGAACAACGCTTCCACTACAGCACCTCCCTGTTGGAATCGTCCTGGCTGACCTGGCCGATGTTGGAAAGAATCAGCAATGTCGCGCCGACAACCACCAGATAAACCCCCAGATCGAAGAGCATTGCGGTCGCCAACTCGAACTCACCGACGAGAGGCAGATGGAAATACCCGAATGACGACGTCAGGAAGGCGTAGCCGAACGCCCAGCTGCCCAGACCCGTCAGCCCCGCAATAAGCAGGCCTGCACCGCAGAGTGCGTGATAGCTGATCGGTTGCCGCGCTTGTGCCCAGCTCACGCCGTGTGCGATGTATTGGAGAATCAGCGCCACCGCAGTGATGAGACCGGCAATGAATCCGCCACCCGGCAGGTTATGCCCTCGCAGGAAGACGAAAGCGGAGATCAGCAACGCCATCGGTAGCAGCGCGCGGGCAAGCGTATCCAGCACGATGGGGTGCCGATCAACCGACCAGGGACGCCCGCCGTAGTCGCGAACCGGGTGCGGCAGGCGCAGGCCTTTGAGCAACGCATAGATGCCTACGCCGGCGATCGCCAGCACCGCGATCTCGCCCAAGGTATCGAACCCGCGGAAGTCCACCAGAATCACATTCACGACGTTCTTGCCGCCGCCCCCGGAAACGCTGTTTTCGAGGAAGTACGACGCAATGCTGTCATAGGGCCGGGTCAGCACGGTGTAGGCAAGCAGCGCGACCATGGTGCCGCTGCCGCCCGCGAGAATGAAATCGCGGAAGCCGCGCAGGCTGCTCGACTCGGCAGGCGTACGGTCAGGCATGAAGAACAGCGCGAGAATCAGCAGGATGATCGTAACCACCTCTACCGAAAGCTGAGTCAGGGCCAGATCCGGAGCGGAAAAACGGGCAAACCCGAGCGCGACCATGAGACCGACGACACTGAGTACGATCAGTGCGGTCAGGCGGCGGCGATGGAAAAATACGGTCAGCAGCGAAGTCAGCGCGAGAATCGCCATGCCCAGCACCGTGATGCCATCGAGTGGTGTCAGCACGACCGGCCCATGCAGCGTTTCCAATGGGGTCAACGCATAGATCACGAGCACCAGAGTGCTGAACAGCATGAGGGCGATGTAACGTTGCAGCGAGCCGTTTTCCAGCAGACAGGTGACGTGGCGGGCAGCGAGGGTCAGTCCGGCCATTACCCGCTCGAACACCTCCAGCGAATCGACCGTCGGCAGTCCTTCATACCAGCGGAACGCCCACTTGCGCAGTGAGTAGATCAGTATTCCGCCAATCAGCGCAGCAAAGCTCATGGCCAGCGGCAGGTTGAAGCCGTGCCAGATCGACAGGCTGTATTCAGGCACATTGCCATTCAGCGTTCCCGACACCGCCGCCGCCAACAATGGGCCTACGGTGAAAGCCGGCAGCATTCCCACCAACAGGCAGAGCAACACGAGGATTTCCACCGGAATCTTCATGTAGCGAGCTGGTTCATGCGGCGGGTACTTCGGCAGATCGATCGGCTCGCCGTTGAAGAACACGTCATGCACGAAACGCAGCGAGTAGGCCACCGAAAACGCGCCGGCCAATGTCGCCGCAGCGGGAATCGTCCAGTAGAAGCTACCGAGCAGGTGCTGATCGAGCGTCTCGGCGAAGAACATTTCCTTGCTCAGGAAGCCATTGAGCAATGGCACGCCGGCCATCGCCAGCGACGCCACCATGGCGAGTGCCGCGGTGTGCGGCATGTACTTCCACATGCCATTGATGCGGCGCATGTCGCGAGTGCCCGTCTCGTGATCGATGATCCCGGCGGCCATGAACAGCGAAGCCTTGAAGGTCGCGTGGTTGATGATGTGAAAGATCGCCGCCACCGCCGCAAGACGCGAATCCAGGCCGAAAAGCAAGGTGATCAGGCCCAGATGACTGATGGTGGAGTAGGCCAGCAGGCCTTTCAGGTCGTGCTGGAACAGCGCCATCACTGCACCCAGCAGCAATGTCGCCAGCCCGGTGACGCTGACCATGTAGAACCACCACTCCGACTCGGCCAGTGCCGGGTACAGCCGAGCAAGCAGGAAGACACCAGCCTTGACCATGGTCGCGGAATGCAGGAAAGCCGACACCGGTGTGGGGGCCGCCATTGCCTGCGGCAACCAGAAATGAAACGGGAACTGCGCCGATTTGGTGAACACACCGAGCAACACGAGAATCAAGGTCAGCGGATACAGGGCATTGGCGCGGATCAGATCGCCCGAAGCGAGCACGGTTGTCAGCTCGAAGCTGCCTACGATATGGCCAATCAGCAGAATCCCCGCGAGCAAGGCGAGGCCGCCGCCCCCGGTGATGGCGAGCGCCATGCGTGCACCCTGGCGGGCATCGGCGCGGTGATTCCAGTAACCGATCAGCAGGAACGACGACAAGCTCGTCAGCTCCCAGAACATCAGCATCAGCAGCAGGTTCTCGGACAGCACCACACCGAGCATGGCGCCCATGAACAACAGGAAGAAGCCGAAGAATCGCCCCATCGGATCCTTCTTCGACAGGTAGTAGCGTGCGTAGAGAATGACCAGAAGACCGATGCCGAGAATCAGCAGGGCGAAGAGAAAGCCCAATCCGTCGAGGCGCAGGCTGAGGTTGAGACCGAGCTGCGGCAGCCACTCGTAATGGATGATCTCGGTCTGGCCGGCAAATACCTCGGCCCGTTTTGACAGCAGCAGAACCAGTGCTGTCAGTGGCGCCAGGCCCGCACCGAAGGCGCAAGCGGAGCGACCGAACCGCTCCAGGAACAAAGGCAGGAAGATGCCCAGAAATGGCAAAGCGATGATCAGCGCAAGCGCCATGAACGAGACCCCTTAAGCCACCTGTCCGGAGGCATTCTTATCCTTGCAGGCACAGCAACTGCCTGAAACACCACACAAATGTGCGGCCGATTATCCATACCGATGATGCTGGCGTCATGGATTCATGTATTTCGAAAAACAAAAAGCGCTGTCACCGTTCCGTTTCCAGAACGGCGACAGCGCCCTGACTTCAGCCCCGGACAGTCGCTGCCGTGGTCAAGGCGCCACGCGACTGGTGCCACTGACGGTCATGATGCGAACCCGTTGCCCAACGCGAAATACCTGATTGGGCTCCACCGCCTGCACATAGGCACGCATGTTTCCATCATCCTCGCGCACGGTGATCTCGACACCTTGGGTACGGGTTACCCCCTCTTCCGCCGCCGCACCGAGCATGCCACCGGCAACCGCACCGATCACGGCAGCAACCGCACTGCCACGACCGCCGCCGATGCCACTGCCGGCAACGCCACCAACCACGGCACCGGCGCCGGTGCCGATGGGGGTCTTGGTTCCCTCGATCTGCACCGGACGCAGCGATTCGATGGTTCCGTAACGCACGGTCTGTACGGCTCGCGCCTCGTCCCGGGAATAGGTATCTCCGGTCAGGCTGGAGGCGCACCCGCTCAGAGCGAGCGTCAAGGCTGTAAAGGAAGCGACATAAATGGACCTACGCATTGCAATTCTCCTGCGGACAGCTGTTTCGTTCTGAACGGCGGCATGAGCAGTAGCGACAAAAAAGCGCTTGGCAACTTCTCCGTCCTGACTCAGCATTTACTACTTTCCAAGCATACATATGCGAGTCGAACCCTGCGCACCGGTTCCTCTCGACGAGACGATCCATGGATTACTTCATCATAGCCGTCACCACTATCGCGGGCCTGGCTTTTCACGGGTGGCTGATCGTGCGCTTCCGGCGCTGGGCCGATCGGGACCTGGCGCTTTCGATCGCTGGAGGCGACCCAGACAAGCGCAGCTGGATGCTACAACGCCTCGCCGATGCAAAGAGCCAGAAGATCAAGCGGCGCGAATTGCAAAGCTGGCTTGAGCAGCAGGCACAGCATTACCCCGGAGCCTGATTTCGGACAGTTTGCAATAGACCAGCCCGAACAAAGGGCCGCGCCTTCAAGGCCTCTGACCATCGGAAGACACATTCCTCGCATCAGGTGATCGCTTGCTGGTTACTGAACGTTACCAGCACCGCGCGCGCGAGCTTTGCTCGCTGGCGTCCAGCGAAGCGCCGCCCTGCGCGGTACAGGCAAACTTGGAACAACTTAGTTCGTTGTTTGGAGACCCACTAGGGCGCCAAGCGCTCCCGCTGCCAGCTGTTTGCGATCAATCGATAGTCGAGACGGTCATGCAGGCGGCTAGGCCGGCCCTGCCAGAACTCCATCCGCTCCGGCAACAGGCGATATCCACCCCAGTGCGGCGGACAATGCGGCGCAGTGTCGAGAAAGCGCTGCTCGGTTTCCGCCAGCAAACGCTCGAGTTCGGCGCGATCGCGAATCACCTGGCTCTGCGGCGACGCCCAGGCACCGAGCCGGCTACCCAATGGGCGGACCTGAAAATAGGCATCCGACTCTTCCAGAGTGACCTTCTCCACCCGCCCCTCGATACGAACCTGGCGCTCGAGTGTCGGCCAGAAGAAGGTCATGGCTGCATAAGGCGCTGCATTCAGTTGCTCGCCCTTGGCGCTCTCGTAATTGGTGAAAAAGGTAAAGCCGCGATCATCCAACGCTTTGAGGAGCAGGATGCGACAGTGAGGACGACCGTCGGAGTCGACCGTGGCCAGGGACATCGCGTTAGGCTCCACCGGCGCCTGTTCGGTTTTCGTAGCCTCGGCGAACCACTGACGAAACAATCCGAACGGCTCGGCTGGTGCATTGGCCTCGCTGAGTCCGTCACGGGTGTAGTCACGGCGCATATCGGCCAGGGTCTGGATCATCGCGGGGCTCCTTGTAGTCGAATAAGCAGGCTTCAGCCTACCAGGCGGCCATTCGCCGGGCGACGGTGGTTGAACCCAGCCGGCCTGTATGGACTAGCTTATCCGCGTGCTTAGGCAACTCGCTTGATTCAAGGCAACCATGCCCAACGAAAACAGGCCCGCATGCGGGCCTGTCGATATCCAATGCCTGGCAGTGTTACTTGGCGACCTCGGCTTGCGCCACCTGCGTCGCCGACGGCGCCGGCTGCTCGTAATTGGCGATCAATGCAAGCATCGTCGCCTGCGGCGCCAGTACCATCTCGACCCGACGGTTCAGGGCCCGGCCTTCCTTGCTGTCGTTGGCAGCACGCGGCATATCGGAACCCAGGCCGCGAATGCGCAGGCGGTTATGTTTAAGGCCACTCAGGCGGAAAATGGCCGCCACGGCACCAGCACGCTCGCGACTGATGGTGCGATTGATGTCCGCAGAGCCCGTGCTGTCGGCATGACCAAGTACGACTACGGCCGTCTTGTCGTCCTTCTCGACCAGCTTCGCGACGCGAGTGATCGGCCCGAGGGTTACCGGCAAGAGCATACCGGGACGATCCGGATTGAACGAGGAATCTACCGGCGCCGTCACTACCAGTACGCTGTCCCTACGCTCCACCTCGAAACCACTCCCAATAAGGGCATCCTTCAACTGCGGCTCATACTCGTCGAGCCAGGCGTAATCCACCTTGACTGCGACCGAAGCAGCGACCTCGCTCGGTTTCTCGCTCTTCGAGCTGCAGCCGGCAACGACGATCATGCAGAAAATCAGGGAGGTGCTCTTCAGCAGGTTCATGAGGCAGGTTCCGTCAACCAGAGGCGTTCTAGGAGGGAGCGACCAATCGAGGTGAGGCCACTATTGAGTTCGAGTTGAAATTGTGGACGCAAGCCCTTCTTTTGAAAAGCCTGTGAGGCCAGAAGTGACGAGTGGTTCAACGCAGGCATGTCGCAACACTGCGCGCTAGCGATTGCGCACGCGGGTCCATCAGCACGTAGGGGCCGAGGGTATTGGTCACGAAACCGAACGCCAGTTCCCGCTCCGGATCGGCAAAACCGACACTGCCACCGGCTCCGGGGTGGCCGAACGCCCGCGGGCCCATGCCAAAGGTGGCGTTGGCGACGTTCGGCTGATCCAGCCAGCAGCCCAGCCCGAAACGCGTGGCGGCCAACAGCGTGCGGTCTTCTCCGGCGCTGTGCTCGCTGGTCATCTCGCGCAGTAGCGACTCACCCAGAAGCTTGCCCTGCAGCAGCCCGGTATAGAAACCCGCCAACGAGCGGGCATTGCCATGGCCATTGGCTGCCGGTTGCGCCATGCGTCGCCATTCCGGTTTGTTACCACTGCTCATGATGGACGGTGGATTGTTGAAGGCCCGGACACTTATCGACTCAGGCTCGCTCATCAAAGCCTTGAACAGGCGCTGCGCGGCAGCGTCACCGAAGTCGTTCTTGGTGCGAGTGAGATAAGCGACGCGATGAGCCTCGGAATCGTCGAGGCCGACATGGAAGTCCAGCCCGAGCGGCACCGCCGTCCGACGAACGATCGACTCGCCAGGGCCGCAGCCATCGACACGACGCAGGAGTTCACCAACCAGCCAGCCGTAGGTCATCGCCGCGTAGCCCTGATCGGTGCCGGGCGTCCACCATGGTTCTTCGGCAGCTAGCGCGGCGGTCATGATATCCCAGTCGTACAGCGCTTCTGCGGCCAGCGGTCTGCGAATCGCCGGCACCCCTGCCCGATGACAGAGCAGCTGGCGCAGGGTGATGGCCTCCTTGCCATTGACCGCGAACTCCGGCCATACACGGCCGACGGGCTCATCCAGCTGCAGCTTGCCTTCCTCGACCAACTGCAGCGCAGCGACCCCGGTGAAGGTCTTGGTGCAGGAGAACAGGTTGACCAGCGTATCGCTGTGCCACACCTGCTCGCCCTGGTTGTCGGCAACGCCGGCCCAGAGGTCGACGACCGTCTCGCCACCGATCTGCACGCAGAGTGCCGCGCCGCGCTGCTGGGTGCCATCGAACAGTGCGCCGAACGCATCGCGAACGGCCTCGAAACGAAGATCGAAATAGCCCTGAATCTGCACGCTGTCACCTCTCGCAATCAATTCTCGGGATTCTTGCAACCGCCGCTACGCAACGGAACCGCCAGACGAAGCGCTGATGGGTGGATATCGCGACCGGTTATCTCGCCCAGTCAACCGATCTCGCGACGGAACGGCGGCAGCGCATTGAGGATCGCCTTGCCATAGCGCTGCATCACCACCCGCCGGTCGAGCAGCGTGATGGTTCCACGGTCCGCCTCGGTACGCAGCAGCCGGCCACAGGCCTGCACCAGTCGCAGAGAGGCATCGGGAACGGCGATCTCCATGAAGGGATTGCCGCCGCGCGCCTCGATCCACTCTGCCAGCGCCGCCTCGACCGGGTCATCGGGGACTGCGAACGGAATCTTCGCAATCACCACATGTTCGCAGTACGCCCCCGGCAGGTCGACGCCTTCGGCAAAGCTGGCAAGCCCGAACAGCACGCTGGACTCGCCATCGTCCACCCGCGCCTTGTGCTTGTTCAGCGTTTCCTGCTTGGACAGATTGCCCTGGATCAGCACCCGCCGACGCCATTCACGCTCAAGGCCATCGAACACGTCCTGCATCTGCTTGCGCGAGGAGAACAGCACCAGTGTTCCCCGCGCCCCTTCGACCAGCCCCGGCAGGTCGCGGACGATGGCTGCCGTATGTGCTGCAGCATCGCGCGGATCGGCCTTCAGGTCCGGGACGCGCAGGACCCCGGCATCGGCATGATGAAAAGGACTCGGCACCACGGCGGTGACCGCCGCCCTGGGCAAGCCGGCGCGCATGCGATAGCGGTCGAAGCTGTTCAGCGCCGTGAGCGTCGCCGATGTCACCAGCGCACCAAAGGCGACATTCCAGAGATTGCGCCGCAGTGTTTCCGCTGCGAGGATCGGACTGGCATTGACCTCGATATCGAACAGCGCCCCGCCTTCCGCCAGGGTCAGCCAGCGCGCCATTGGCGGGCTGTCCTCCGGATCTTCGACGGTGAATGCGGTCCACAACTCCCAATTGTTCTGCGAACGCGTCAGCAGACTGCCGAACAGCGGGTACCACTCCTCGGCCTGATGGCTGGCGATTCCGCCACCTGCTTCTCCGTCCATGGCCTCCTTGAGCAGTTCAGCGATGCGACTGAACAGATCGGTCAGCTTGGAAAAACCCTTCTTCAGTTCGGTGCCCAGCTCGATCAGATGCTCCGGCACCACGCCACCGACGAAACGGTGCCGAGGCCGTTCACGGCCCTCCATGTCCTCACCAGCCTTGAAGTCGGCCAACTGCTCACAGGCACTGAACATGAACTGCTGCTGAGTACGCAGATCGCGAGCCAGTTCGGGGATGCCCTCCATCAATCGGCCGAGCTCGCCCGGCAGCGGATGCTGGGCGAGCAGCTTGGTCAGATTCTTTTCCACCTGCCCGAGCCAGTCAGCCGTGGAACGCAATCGGGTGAAATGGGCGAAGTGACCGATGGCCTTGTCCGGCAGGTGATGACCTTCGTCGAAGACGTAGATGGTGTCACGTGGATCGGGCAATACCGCACCGCCGCCAAGGGCCAGATCAGCCAGAACCATGTCGTGGTTGGTGACGATCACGTCGACCTTGGTCATGCCCTCACGCGCCTTGTAGAACGCGCACTGCTGAAAGTTGGGGCAATGCCGGCCGGTACATTGGCTGTGATCCGTAGTGAGCTGCGACCAGTCCGCATCACCCAGCTCCTCCGGCCAGCTGTCGCGGTCGCCATCCCAGCGATTACCCGCCAACTTCTCGATCATGCCGGTGAACAGTTTCTGACTGCGCTCGTCGACC
This DNA window, taken from Pseudomonas sp. FeN3W, encodes the following:
- a CDS encoding Na+/H+ antiporter subunit G; translated protein: MPFWIEVLVSVFLIIGSLFALIGAIGLYRLPDFYTRLHGPTKATTLGVGGIVIASMIFFSSQNDGLSLHELLITLFLFLTAPVSAHMLAKAAMQQKLPAVEQTRGQPWD
- a CDS encoding K+/H+ antiporter subunit F, which codes for MLAYVIPFCMAVLGLAAVLNVVRLVQGPDMPDRVLALDTLYINALALIVLFGIWLASDLFFEAALLIAVMGFVSTVAVGKHLLHGDIID
- a CDS encoding Na+/H+ antiporter subunit E, whose protein sequence is MKARWLPNPALTLMLAILWLLLNNTFSFGQLLLGLFLGWAIPLLVRGFLIEVPRIRKPLQLCVFSLKVLYDIVVANVHVAKLVLGPKKNLRPAFIEVPMAIENEFVLSTLTSIISLTPGTVSACLSQDRQMLMVHALDVPDVDALIADVKRNYEAPLLEIFECSPT
- a CDS encoding monovalent cation/H+ antiporter subunit D, with the protein product MNHALILPLLLPLFMGALLLFAHRADKSTKRLLSLAATWTLVPIAIWLVLLADDGQLRIYALGSWQPPFGIILMLDRLSALMLLVTAVLAGFAALYACRGDDERGPNFHALYQFQLLGINGAFLTGDLFNLFVFFEILLISSYALLLHGHGQRRVRSGMHYVVLNLLGSSLFLIGVSMLYGLLGTLNMVDMAARVAAAEPADAPLLAAAGYLLLVVFALKGAILPLYFWLPRAYASATAPVAALFAIMTKVGLYAIIRVFTLVFGSEAGELSGMVDLWLWPLALLTLGAAVIGALAARSLQVLLAYLVVVSVGTLLAGIALGSEAGLAAALYYLVHSTLVAGGLFLLADLIARQRGDLGTDLISAPALRQPLLLGTLFFMGAISVAGLPPFSGFLGKVMLLRAIELGADAIALWAVVLVGGLGMLISLSRAGSLVFWRPSSEAVGQPADAIRVLATLGLLLGSVMLVVAAGPLQAFMQATAAQLLDVAPYLQILQGGAA
- a CDS encoding Na+/H+ antiporter subunit C, translated to MEALFAITLGIMTASGVYLLLRARIFPVVMGLTLISYAVNLFIFSMGRLATGVPAVIGKSAEYGDPLPQALVLTAIVIGFAMTAFVVVLALRSIGELRTDHVDGEEPRK
- a CDS encoding monovalent cation/H+ antiporter subunit A; its protein translation is MALALIIALPFLGIFLPLFLERFGRSACAFGAGLAPLTALVLLLSKRAEVFAGQTEIIHYEWLPQLGLNLSLRLDGLGFLFALLILGIGLLVILYARYYLSKKDPMGRFFGFFLLFMGAMLGVVLSENLLLMLMFWELTSLSSFLLIGYWNHRADARQGARMALAITGGGGLALLAGILLIGHIVGSFELTTVLASGDLIRANALYPLTLILVLLGVFTKSAQFPFHFWLPQAMAAPTPVSAFLHSATMVKAGVFLLARLYPALAESEWWFYMVSVTGLATLLLGAVMALFQHDLKGLLAYSTISHLGLITLLFGLDSRLAAVAAIFHIINHATFKASLFMAAGIIDHETGTRDMRRINGMWKYMPHTAALAMVASLAMAGVPLLNGFLSKEMFFAETLDQHLLGSFYWTIPAAATLAGAFSVAYSLRFVHDVFFNGEPIDLPKYPPHEPARYMKIPVEILVLLCLLVGMLPAFTVGPLLAAAVSGTLNGNVPEYSLSIWHGFNLPLAMSFAALIGGILIYSLRKWAFRWYEGLPTVDSLEVFERVMAGLTLAARHVTCLLENGSLQRYIALMLFSTLVLVIYALTPLETLHGPVVLTPLDGITVLGMAILALTSLLTVFFHRRRLTALIVLSVVGLMVALGFARFSAPDLALTQLSVEVVTIILLILALFFMPDRTPAESSSLRGFRDFILAGGSGTMVALLAYTVLTRPYDSIASYFLENSVSGGGGKNVVNVILVDFRGFDTLGEIAVLAIAGVGIYALLKGLRLPHPVRDYGGRPWSVDRHPIVLDTLARALLPMALLISAFVFLRGHNLPGGGFIAGLITAVALILQYIAHGVSWAQARQPISYHALCGAGLLIAGLTGLGSWAFGYAFLTSSFGYFHLPLVGEFELATAMLFDLGVYLVVVGATLLILSNIGQVSQDDSNREVL
- a CDS encoding glycine zipper 2TM domain-containing protein gives rise to the protein MRRSIYVASFTALTLALSGCASSLTGDTYSRDEARAVQTVRYGTIESLRPVQIEGTKTPIGTGAGAVVGGVAGSGIGGGRGSAVAAVIGAVAGGMLGAAAEEGVTRTQGVEITVREDDGNMRAYVQAVEPNQVFRVGQRVRIMTVSGTSRVAP
- the pdxH gene encoding pyridoxamine 5'-phosphate oxidase; this translates as MIQTLADMRRDYTRDGLSEANAPAEPFGLFRQWFAEATKTEQAPVEPNAMSLATVDSDGRPHCRILLLKALDDRGFTFFTNYESAKGEQLNAAPYAAMTFFWPTLERQVRIEGRVEKVTLEESDAYFQVRPLGSRLGAWASPQSQVIRDRAELERLLAETEQRFLDTAPHCPPHWGGYRLLPERMEFWQGRPSRLHDRLDYRLIANSWQRERLAP
- a CDS encoding OmpA family protein, producing MNLLKSTSLIFCMIVVAGCSSKSEKPSEVAASVAVKVDYAWLDEYEPQLKDALIGSGFEVERRDSVLVVTAPVDSSFNPDRPGMLLPVTLGPITRVAKLVEKDDKTAVVVLGHADSTGSADINRTISRERAGAVAAIFRLSGLKHNRLRIRGLGSDMPRAANDSKEGRALNRRVEMVLAPQATMLALIANYEQPAPSATQVAQAEVAK
- a CDS encoding serine hydrolase domain-containing protein; this encodes MQIQGYFDLRFEAVRDAFGALFDGTQQRGAALCVQIGGETVVDLWAGVADNQGEQVWHSDTLVNLFSCTKTFTGVAALQLVEEGKLQLDEPVGRVWPEFAVNGKEAITLRQLLCHRAGVPAIRRPLAAEALYDWDIMTAALAAEEPWWTPGTDQGYAAMTYGWLVGELLRRVDGCGPGESIVRRTAVPLGLDFHVGLDDSEAHRVAYLTRTKNDFGDAAAQRLFKALMSEPESISVRAFNNPPSIMSSGNKPEWRRMAQPAANGHGNARSLAGFYTGLLQGKLLGESLLREMTSEHSAGEDRTLLAATRFGLGCWLDQPNVANATFGMGPRAFGHPGAGGSVGFADPERELAFGFVTNTLGPYVLMDPRAQSLARSVATCLR